The DNA sequence GTTCCGGTTGTCCGGAACCGGGACTACGCGTCTCGGATACGGGACGTGTTAAACCATTCCGATGGCCATGGAAGTAAAATCTTGCCGCCCTTCCCAGGTGCCCTGCCAGGGTTAAACCTATTAAGCCTTATAAACGGCCTTAGGCCCAACGGGCCGGGAGACGGTTTGATGGCCTGAAGGGCCAAAGGAACTTCGGCCAGGGTTTAGCCCGGGGAAGGCGTTTCCCTCCCCGATTCAGCTCTGGCGGGGCGGCAGAAAGCGTTGCTGGCGGGTTCTGCCGCCCCTTCAGCAAATCCAGCCCGGCGGGGCGGGCGTTTGTTAGGATGGGCGTACAGGCGTGACGCCTTAGGAGGGCTCGATCGTGATTTGACGATTACCCAGGGGGTAAAGCCCTGGGCTATGTTCTTCCGGCCCGTTGGGCCTAAGACCGATTCAACCGGTTACGGAACATCCTCCGGCGCCGACACCCGTTGAGCCGCCATTCCACCGAGAATAACGATCTGAATGGAATTAAAACGCTTCGCGTTGCCTTGCGTGCATCACGACTTCTGCGCGGGTCCTGTACACCGGCCGCAGACTCCTGGTCTCAAAGAAGCGGACCTGGTCAGTGATGTGCGGCGATCCCGGCCGGGAAGCGTTCCCGTAGTTGAGAACGGCGCTGGCCTTCGCGCCGTCCGGGGTGAACTCCACAATCTGGATATAGGTTTCCCCGCCGTAGGCGAACGCCTGATTGGAGCCCTGCAAGGGGTAGAAGTACACCTTTCGCAACGCTCCAAACGGTTCATCGCTGCCGTTTCCCGGCGAGTTGGTCAGGGTGATGGTTTTCTGAAAGGCCGGATCATGGGTCGCGAGGAGAATCCGGTTCGCGTCGCCCCAGGCCGCGTCCAACCTCCCATACTGGGCTTGCAGTTGTTTGGCTGCCTGCACCAGGAACGGCACCGCCCGGGCCGGGTCCTTCAATCCGCGCGGAGTGGTCAGCGGAGAACCGGGTGCAAACGGTTGCCGGAACGCCGGGTACGACGGGCCCCAGCGGTCATCCTTCGGTGAGTTCGGGTCGGCGACGTAGAGGCGGTACCATTGTTGGAACAGGAGGGCGCCCCGGCTATCCGCATTACTGTTTCGATCCCAGCGTTGCAGCACGGCGGCGGCGGCCGCCGCGGTCGGATCGCCGGAAGCGCGCGCCGCGGTGATCAGGTCCGGCACCACCCGTTGGGCCATGATCATGGTGGTCGACATTTTACCCGCGATGATTTCTGCCGGGGTAAACTTGGGCCGGGAAAGGAGAAAAGTCGCCCCGTGCTGCGGCCGGAAGTACATGTCGTCGGGCGCGATGTAGCCGGGGTAATCTTTTGTGCGGATCGTTTGCGGAAAGGTCGCGAACCAGGGGGGATCATTGGAGTTCTGCACGAAGCCGCCCGGCGGATCAACTGTGCGCGGCAGTTCATCCCAGCGGAGGGTCTCGGTCCATAGGTTTTTGCTGGAAGTGCCGGGCAGGATACCGGCGAACTCAGCGTAAGTGCCGCCGCTCCGCCGCGGTTGCCGGCCGCCGAAAAGGTACATGATGTGGCCTTCCCGGTCCGCGTAGATGACGTTGAAGAAAGGCATCTGGAGGCGGCGGTTGGCCTGTACGAACTCCCCGAATTGCCGCGCAAGCATCATCTCCCAGTACTGGCTCATGACCGAGTTGGTATCCAGGCCGGCGACGCGCAGGGCCAATGCCTTGTCGTCGCGCCTGGCAATCACCGGGCCGTGAACGGACGAGAGCACCGAGACGGTCTGGGGCACGAGGGCGCCGTCAGGCTGGCGCACCTTGATCTCCGAGGTACGTACGTCGAACGGGTGAACCTGGCCATCAAAGAGGTAACCGTCGCCCGACCGTTGCAGTTCATAGAGGTCGGCGTTCTTGATGGCGTTGTTCGTGTGGGTCCAGCCGAGGTAATCGTTGAAGCCGATCCCCAGGCACGGCGACCCGGGAAAGGCGACTCCGTACGCATTGACCAGAGGATGGTCCGGGTCGCCGACCACGAGGTTGGCTTCCATCCATTGATACACGCCCAACCCCGGAAGCGGCTGGTTTACGCCCCACCCCAACTGCGGATTTCCCACCAGGATCGGGTGTCCCGAGACGGACTTTGCCGGCGCGAGTGCCCACCCGTTTGAAGCTTTATGCACCTTGATCTGAACGGCGGCGCCGGCGTTGAGCTGGCTATGCTGCCAGCCGGCCAGCAACTGGGCGACGTTTGACTGGTAGAGCATGAAGTTGAAGTGGATGGTGAACTGGAACAACGCCGGCACGTCGGACGGCACCAAGGGCAACACCGGTTGAAAAACCGGGCTGATACCGTCCCGGTGAGCTGCGGCGTAAGCGTTCATGCCCTCGACAAATGCGTCGATCAACCTCCGTTGGGGCAAACCGCCCTGCCGGTACCACTCCTCGGCACGGGGTCCGATGCCATAGGTCACCACCCGCGTATCGCTCTCCACGTTCGCACCCTTTTCGCCCGGCCCGAAATACTCGGCCGATCGTCCCCTCGCCGCGGCGATGTTCTGCAGGATCAACTCCGCATGATTCTCCATCTGGGCGTAGCCGAAACCGCGCACGACGGTCAGGAGATCAGGACCATAAATGTGCGGAATACCAAACTCGTCCCAGAGGATTTCGCCAGGGTGAGGCGGGGAGGCTTGCGCGCCGGACAACGCTTGCTCGAGAGGGGACAAGGCCGCAGTTGAATCATTTTCCAAAAACGCCATCAGCGCAAAAATAAGCAGGATCCGGCTCATTGTGATGCCCATTTCTTTTTCGCGCCACGCTTGGCGCGGGGGGCTT is a window from the Verrucomicrobiota bacterium genome containing:
- a CDS encoding penicillin acylase family protein; protein product: MSRILLIFALMAFLENDSTAALSPLEQALSGAQASPPHPGEILWDEFGIPHIYGPDLLTVVRGFGYAQMENHAELILQNIAAARGRSAEYFGPGEKGANVESDTRVVTYGIGPRAEEWYRQGGLPQRRLIDAFVEGMNAYAAAHRDGISPVFQPVLPLVPSDVPALFQFTIHFNFMLYQSNVAQLLAGWQHSQLNAGAAVQIKVHKASNGWALAPAKSVSGHPILVGNPQLGWGVNQPLPGLGVYQWMEANLVVGDPDHPLVNAYGVAFPGSPCLGIGFNDYLGWTHTNNAIKNADLYELQRSGDGYLFDGQVHPFDVRTSEIKVRQPDGALVPQTVSVLSSVHGPVIARRDDKALALRVAGLDTNSVMSQYWEMMLARQFGEFVQANRRLQMPFFNVIYADREGHIMYLFGGRQPRRSGGTYAEFAGILPGTSSKNLWTETLRWDELPRTVDPPGGFVQNSNDPPWFATFPQTIRTKDYPGYIAPDDMYFRPQHGATFLLSRPKFTPAEIIAGKMSTTMIMAQRVVPDLITAARASGDPTAAAAAAVLQRWDRNSNADSRGALLFQQWYRLYVADPNSPKDDRWGPSYPAFRQPFAPGSPLTTPRGLKDPARAVPFLVQAAKQLQAQYGRLDAAWGDANRILLATHDPAFQKTITLTNSPGNGSDEPFGALRKVYFYPLQGSNQAFAYGGETYIQIVEFTPDGAKASAVLNYGNASRPGSPHITDQVRFFETRSLRPVYRTRAEVVMHARQREAF